A segment of the Mercurialis annua linkage group LG4, ddMerAnnu1.2, whole genome shotgun sequence genome:
TGGCAAAAAAACTACTAAATTGCTGCCTAATTCGACACATCACCAAATTAAAAGATGAGGGTCATATagattaaagagaaaattattataaaactcTCCCACATATATGGTAATTCACATTTTGGTCAAAAGTCTCGAATCCAACCACATCAATTGTGTTGTCGGTTTCTTTGGAAAATCCTTAATCAAGGTCTGGCAACAAATGCCAACATCCATAAAAGACTATTGGAAAGAACGACACTTTTCCCACGCTGCAAAAGCTCAGAGTCGACGGCTCACCTATTTTTTCAGTGTCCTTTTGCCTTAACAGTTTGGGTAGGAATGAACACAAGTGACATTGTGATGGATATGGAAGGGCATGATTTTGGTTTCTGTTGGACATCCTTAATTGAGTGGCTTTCGAAGAAGGAGGAAGGGACTAAACTGATTGAGCAAGCCGTGTAGATTTTGTGGGCAATTTGGCTTGCAAGAAATGCCCTAGTCTTTCGTGACGAACATTCTGACCCTGAGGCAGTACTGAGCTTAGTAGCAGACTTGTTCAGGAATTTTAACATGGTTGGAGGACGTACAAGTAGCCAATCCCAGGGAACCTCCGACGTTGCAGCAGCTGCTTGGAGCCCTCCTCCATTTTGGGCGGTCAAGATCAATTTTGATGAAGCTTTGATAAGGCAACAGGAGCAGGAGCAGGGGCATGTGTATCTAGAGATTACAGGGGTACCGTGGTCAGCTCATTCGCCTTTCGTGTTAACCAAGCTAAACCAACATCGTTGGTTGAAGCCTTGGCTCTTCGTGAAAGCATTAATCTCGCAAGAAGACTAAGGCTGTCCAACCCCATCTTTGAAGGGATGCAAAAGGCTTACTAGATGCGATGGAGAAGGAGGCGCAGATTGATGTAGATAGCGACGTAATAGCACAAGACTGTCGAAATCTGTGTAATGTCTTTAATTCGTTCTCCTTTTTGTTTGTTAAGCGTTCGTTGAATCGGGTGGCACGGGACGTGGCCAGTAAAGCCCTTAGAGATTTGTTCTTTTGTAATAATCCGACAACACAGTTGGTGTGGTTGGATTCGAGACTTTTGTAAGTCGTTTATTGTCAATGAAGAATTTTTCTTCCGCTTAAAAAACAAAAGAgcgaaatttaaaaaattacgacgGTAGAAAGATTAAATTGAAAGCTTAAGTCTGATGGAGACCCTTCGAAGGGTTGATGGGCGGACCCCGAGTATCGAGAGTGGGATGGAGACCCTTCGGAGCTTCGCCGCGTTTTTATGAGCCCTTTGTAAGCCTTATCAGTTTCATCTATCAAAATTCTTTCCACATTCAAATTTTTGATCAATGTCGTAACCACTAAGGAATTATTGTGTGGTCCTTTGACATGTTTCAAATCCTCTATTCCGAAGGCTACGACCGCCATGTGCAATTCCTAATGATTCACACTTTCTTTTTCTGTTTCTTCCTAGTGTAAGAGCTGCTCGATCCTCCATCATTAATCATGTGTATCGTTAATTAGAATACTACTGTTACTTAAAATTACAACTAGGTTAATAGTAAAGTAAAATTAACTAAACACTAAAAACACTAGGTCACCCCTAAACTCTATAAATACTACTGTTAATCAACCTATAAGAGGACCGGAAAATTTGACTAAATATCAGAGACCAAAAAAAGCACAAACCTTAGAAAAAAGACCTTAGTTTGCCACACACCCCCACCCCAATACACACAAATCATTCAATTTTAGTCATAAAAACGAAGTTGAAACGTCCTAATCAATCAAGTAAGAGCTGTACGTGCAGATTCGAAGAAGGATTCCGCATTTAATTCGCCACTAATCGAGTCAAGGGCTtagaacggtacttctgaggaccctcaatAATCTCTTGTCAGTTTTTATGCCATGTTAATCACAATTTCTGAATTTTTAGGTATTAAGATGCATGTTAGtctatttaattgatttttgccATAAAGCGTCGTAATTTCCAAATTTAGTTTCCTTGATAAAATTGCTATACAAACTGAAGAGAAGCATGTTAATAGGATGATTTAATGTGTTTTGTATGTCGTATCCAGATTTCAATTGGTTATAATGCTTAGAATACATGCTAGGATGGTTTTATGCTTGTTTGCCATAGATGTGCTCTTACTCAACTTGCTATAAAATCATTTGTTTAAGTGTCTTAATTTGATTGTAAACACTTTAAAATAATCCTAGTACGTGTTATTTGCATTCCCTATTTGTTTTATGTGTTTGTGAGTGTTTTTGCATGAATAATCGAGCTGAAACGACGAAACTACGAAGCTGCTTCCCTAACCGACGTCGCCGACGCTGACAAACAGACCGCTGGCGCCGCCAGAATAGACTGCCGGTGCCGCCAGTGCACAGATCCGGCGCCGGCATTGTGAGTGGCGCCATCACCCTGCTTCTGTCTTCCTCAAGAAAACATTCCAGATCACTCCAGACTCAATCCGATCTTGTTTTCGTGTTTCTAGGCTTATTTGAGCTCAGAATTAGGTCCAGTTTGAATccatatatattgttttagttgCAGGATCAAAGTTTATGTTATAACGGGCCTATCTTACTATATTTCTTTCCTCGAAGACCAAAATTGTAACCTGCCAATCAACTGGGCCCGAAAGCCGAGATCTAGTACGACCGGCAACTTCTAGACTCGATTTCAAGCTCATCCAAACTCGAAATTGACTCCGATTAAACCGCTGGATTCGTATCGACAGGATAGCCAACTTCCATGGTCCGCCCGAGAACTAGTTCGGGCCACATCGACGGTCAAAACGCATCGAGTGCCAGACACTCTGGTCTACAAGGtctaaaagtatttctaaccttgcaTGTTTATCCAGATGCCCATGAATatgtcaaaaatatttaaacgctttccaaaagcattatTCAATCCAATATTTACAGGCTTAAGGTCTAATCGCATTAATTAGCTAAATAATTCAAAACCAGCAAATCACCTAAAAATCTTAGAACTGCCATGAAAAAGTAGTTAAAGGTTATATAGGTTATTTAAgatgacaaaataaaatcaattaaatctaGAAATCCGGTCTTATAGACTTTGTGCATATAATCAATTCAGACCAGCCAGCCATTTGCTATTTGTTAGAAACCTCAAAGGCTAGATGAATGCTTATGAGTATTGCTATAAGCCAGAATGGAGTCATATGAGTGTCCTAAATTGGGTCCCTTTACTGCTTTCATTTGTGTTTGAATTCCCGCAATTTATAATGTTAACTGCatgaatgttgagatgagataaaacGAATGCAACCAGTAAAAACAAAGGTAACTAataagccaagtacaagattCGTTAGAATGTACACGAACCCTGTATTTTGGTCTGACATACAATAGTCTCACCCATAAGCGAGGCAGGCTATCCAGTCGGTATAAAAGACATTCCTAATTGAGTTAGGTGACGACTTCATATTTTCTCAAACCCTGTCCAGAATAGAGTCCTGCTACAAgtctgggcgagcggcccccgaaccccgctctgctcacacatatattcaaattttaaaataaaaaattaatgtcgtaggaaaataaataattatgcaTATAAggtatttgtttaaatttattttaaattatttttaaataatttacgaATAGTCTAAATACACTTCTTGTGTTTCTATCTATAGTGAAATTACCATGTAAAATGCTAAATTAAAAAGCATACtttaaacatttcatttttgatATGATAAATAACAAAAGACTGAAGCgtctaataataattttcaaaaacggCCATGTCTCTGACTGAAAATTTTATATCACCGCCTTAGTCTCCATATAAATGGATTTAACTTAAGTGTTTGTACCCTTTCAAAGTGTTTGTACAAGAGGCCTCTAACATCaagaactaatttaaaaaaatttgtcccATCCAAAAATCACATGCATTTTGTTTAAGAtacatttattatattataaccAAATGGTATGCATGTTAGGTATAACATTATTTGGTCAATAATTGATTCACAAAAAGCTTATTATATTTGAAGCGTGAAATAAGCACATAAATCCACTTCAACTTACAATTAAATATCATAAGTtcttaactaataaattaaatatgaaggAACCATAAATAAACTAGCACCTGAAATGGGCCGCACCGCTTGTTTGATTCTTTGTGTCTTATAACTAAGATGCATGTAATATGTATAGCACACTAATATTGACATTTCAGATGTACCCACGAAATTATACCTTGTTTCATGATctcattatatatttttttaatgaaattaaaaaatttaagcagTAACAATACAACAACCCTAAGAATTTCATGTTTTcaacattaaaaacaattaacattaaaaaaatattatataaaggtaaaataaatatatctatCGCAATTTTCCGTTTACCATTTATATAATGATCTTTAAATCGTACCAGTTTTGTCTAtcatatttttgattttgttaaatataCTCACGACTCGTTTGAAATTAATATGGTACCATGATGTACgtctatataaaaatatttatcccAGTCAGCGTATGTAATATTGTGCCACGTCAGCCTCAAATGAATCATGTGTTTATCCTATTTGGCGTATGTAATATTGCGCCACGTCAGTCTCAAATGAGTCATGCGTAGTGACGGATCCAAAAAACTTATATGGTGGGGTCCATACGTAGGctagaaattttaaattaaaaaatattaatgataaaaaaattatatcatcaACCATTAATTTTCATAtcgtaaaattatataatttttttttggataaatgataatttattagGCACTACCACAAGAAGTGGAAGGCAAAATCCCAAAACCAGGAAAATCAAAGATGAGTTACAAAATtatccaaacatctaaaaacaTCATTTCCACAATATGAAAATTGAGGATGAAGAGAGCTATAGAATTGGACCGCTTTGCAAACACACAAATACGCCAAGTTGTCAGGAGAACTCTCAACATAATTGAAAACTCTGTTATTTCGCGACTTCCAGAACTCCCAAATTCCGAAAAACTCTGTTATTTGAATTtgtccaagtagaaaaaagtataaaatgacccttaaatttaattgttttaaaaagtttaatctttataattataaaatcatcttttttaaaaatttagggtgctattgaaatcaaaaattacgaaataggatgctattgaaaaaattataaggtgagggtgctattgaaaaaaaattgaaagttgggtagtttttcagaccttttaccttctttttatttgttttaagttcttgcatttgtttttttattttctttaaatttgcaTTCGGTTGAAATTGAACTTGcgttaagtttatattgagtttacattgaatTTACATCcggtttatttaaatttatttctaaattaaatttggtTCAATATGTTCATAAGAACTGTAACAAAAAGTTCGGTATGTGGTACTATTtcaggttcacattaggttgcttttcagttttatagacCGGCAATTtacattttacttaaaatagttactcaattcttataataaatatatctcaaaattctttttatataaaatatcagataagattgtaaagagcagaaagataaattttataaataaatgaattaattaaagtagtttagttgatataggttcatatcaggttcatatcaggttgatttttggttttataagctatcaaatacatttcacttaaaagagatatttagTTTGTATATTactctaaatttcaaaattttatctatatatagtgtcagttaagattgtaaagagcagtaagacaaatttataaaaaaaaatgaattaagatagtttagttgatataggttcacatcaagttaacatcaggttgattttcaattttataaactatcaaatacaatacacttaaaagagatattcaatttgtaaattacattaaatttcaaaatctctctatataaaatatcatttaaattataaagagtaggaaaataaattttattaaaaaataaattaaactagttcaattgatataagttcacatacagttcacatcaggttgattttcagttttatagactgttaattacatttcacttaaaaaaagtATTCAATTCGTATAGTAGAttatatctcaaaattctctctatataaaatatctgatataattgtaaagagcagcgacaaattttataaaaaaatgaattaagatagtttagttgatataggttcatatcaggtttacattaagttgattTGTGGTTTTATACACTATCAAATATATCAATGAAGTGAGGCATTTGGACCTCTTTCCTCTCTCTAGTTTTCGCATGATAGAtaacaatatttaaatttacCCAGTCAGAAGGCTCGTGTATTTGGTTAACTCCAACGATCTTATAATCATTAGTAATGTCAGCGTATCCGAACCCATATCCCGTTCACAAATCATGATTATCAGAACAAGTTAGAAAAGcaataaataaattcttttgGAAGCTTCAATAGGCCACAATTTGGTGAACAACCACAAATAATCATGTTAAGATATGACTATTGTAAGCAGCTTCTATTTAGGTGCATCCTTTTCACCTTCTGTTCAAATCTCTTTCTCCATAGCATCAAAATTGTCTTCTTTCACAAGACTCGTTTAACAGATGATAACTTCTCTAATGAATAATTTACTAACACTATTTTCcaccatttttcaaaattttatctatataaaatgtcagttaagattgtaaatagcagcaagacaaattttataaaaaaataaattaaaatagttcggttgatataggttcatatcaggttcacatcaagttgatttttaattttataaaatatcaattataattcacttaaaagagatattcaatttgtagattacactaaatctcaaaaatttatctatataaaatgtcagtaaAGATGGTAAAtagcagtaagacaaattttataaaaaaatatttaagataTCAGTTGATATgggttcatatcaggttgattttcggtttcaTAAACTGTCATGTACAGTTGCCTTAAAAGAGATACTTAATTTGTTTGTTAcactaaaattcaaattttttttatattgaatttttaatacattaaaATTACATTAAGTTTATAAAGacacaacaaaaaaaaattcattttttcatATTCAACATTGTTATAATCATGATACAAGtgactaattttaaaaatattgagtgtttatttaaaaataaatgactaTTAAACTATTTCCCTCTATATAATATAGGGGTGTATTTgtctttttttcaaattgaataaTGGAAgtctgatttaattttttatttttatttcttccaATTATTATACCTTTTTATATTAACACTTAAAAAACCATGCCATCATTAAATTCTTTAACTTTAGTATCAAAATAAGTGGAAGATTCATATTAGAAACAAGAAACACTAACAATTCGCACaacatttttttcctttttttatttctataaatCCCTACTTTATTATCACCaggtaaaaataataaacaaagcaAGAGTAAAATTCAATCCAGAAAACTCAATACCCATCCTGCAAAAAATCACCCAACAAAATTGCAGGAGCCAAACACCTACTTGGGTTTAAATCGACGCCACCGTATTTGACTCACTTAGTCACAGTGGTTGACACAAAAACCGACGCCGCACATGCACAAGATATCATTATATAAACTATAATCATGTTTATTTCCTAATACTTTCTCTTGTCCAAAAGGATTGTCATAGAAATATACAGAACAAGAAACGTATATGAAAATTCTGCCATTAATGTAGTTTACGCTgtgaaaaatgaagaagaagaaaataaggTCAAATTATCCAATGTAATAGAAACACAACAGGCTAGATCTACTATAGAGATAAAATAGgaatgataaatataaaaagctAGGCATAAAAAGCATTTCTAAAAATTGAGagatttctgaaaaaaaaaaaaaaaaaaaaaccgggTCACTGACATAAACAATTGAGATATTGGGggattttatgtaattttctctaatatAATTGTGGGGTGGACTGTAGTGTGAAGCCCAGATGTAGCCCATAATCAACACACTCACAAATGCTACCCTAAACTTCTGTGGAACCTCGCTCTCTCTTCTTCGTTTCACCATTAAACCTTAAACTTCCACCTCCCATTAGGGtactctcttcttcttcttttctaatGCTGATATGTGAAACTGAGCTGAAGTTTTAATATCTTTTgtgttttttctatttaaatttgctatgttttcttaattaattcaatttgttttttggttGAAGCATAAGTTATTGTAAGTGAGAGCAAAATGGTGAGGCCATATGGAGTGAAAGGACCCAAGAGAAAGAAGAGAGACGAGAAATATGATACAGAAGAAGATGAAGCTCAAAAAAGTAAGAAATTTGAACAACAAaatgataatgatgatgatgataatggtggagaagatgaagaaaaattACAAGGGGAAGTAGAGGAAATGGAGGGCATCCCAATTATGCCAAGTGATTTAAAAGCAAAGAAGCCTGGAGTCATTTTCGTGCTCGAAAACGCCTCTTTGGAAGTTGCTAAAGTTGGCAAGGTATAATTCCTCTTATCTTCATTGTTGTTGTATATGAATTTTGATGCTTTTTTAGATATATAATCGGGGAGGGTGGGAGGAATATACAATCTTGTAGAATGCTGCTCaatgcttataccatttgagctatagcacGTTGGTGTAAATATTTGGTGATTTATAAGGAATGTGTTATGGTTCTACACTTTTTAAGTGCGgcttatttgttgatttttccGGTCTTTATTGGAATTATTGTCTAATTACTTCtgtatatttgtatatatatactatattttttaacTAGTTATGTTTATGCAGACATACCAAATTTTGAACTCTGATGATCATGCAAATTTCTTGCGCAAGAATAAGAAAAATCCGGCTGATTATAGACCTGACATTGTTTATCAGGTACTGTTGTTTGTTTGTTATTGATGATTTATCTTTcggtttttttaattgttatctTTGTCCTGTATTGCTTCTATTAGCCTGAAAATATGCAGTATCCTGGTTCATCTTACAGAAGTCCTAGACTCGTAGTTTCATTGACCTTGTTCTTTGATAAAAAGGACCTGACTGTATACATTTCTCAgggatttgattttttttgataattgaattatGCTGTGCTTTTCTAAGGAAGAAAAGTTTTGGAATGGAAATGACTTTGAGATAGTTAAATTAGCTCTATTTCAAATTAATGTAATCCATTCACGGCATTTCTTGATTATTTCAGGCGTTGTTATCAATTTTAGATAGCCCATTAAATAAGGCCGGCATGTTGCAAACAGTTTACGTGAAAACAGATAAAGGTGTTCTTTTTGAAGTTAAACGACATGTACGTATTCCAAGGACGTACAAACGGTTTGCTGGCATCATGTGTAAGTTTAGCTTGTGTCGCTCAGATACATAGAAAATTTGCTGACTGTTAAGACGCCACCTGTCTGCCTGTGTATGACCTTATGCAATCTTGCAGTGCAGCTGCTCCAGAAACTAAGTATAACTGCAGTGGGCAAGCGTGAGAAGCTATTGCGTGTGATCAAGAATCCTGTGACCCAGTATCTACCAGTTAACTCTCGTAAAATAGGCGAGTTTCAAGTTTCTTGATTGGTACTACTAATAAACTGCTAATACTCGCACAAATAACAACTTTTTTCTGTACTTTGAATCAGGCTTCTCATACAGCTCAGAAAAGCTGGTTAAAATGAGCAAATACGCAGCTACAGTTGACGATGACGTTAACCTTGTCTTTGTGGTATGTTCTGAATTAATTAATGTAAATGATACAATAGTGACTCCCTTATTGACATTGTATCCTATTCTATCAACTTACATTCTTCAGGTAGGTGCTATGGCCCATGGAAAAATTAATTGCGATTATATCGACGATTTCATAGCGAGTAAGCATTTTCTGGATTACTCTTCCTTTATGGAATCGTCTTTCTTTCCAAATATGCATTCTTCTTACTTGATTAATAGCACTAAGATATAGTTATCAGGTCAAGCTGTGACTTAATTTTAATATTGCAATGGTTTCGTATTTAGTATTATCTAGGTTTTATATCTAAACTATGGCTAGTGAAGTCACATATGGATGTGTTATCATCATTAATCATCATCAAAATACCTTTTAGTGCCgaaatttaaattagttcaTTTGCTTAGCGTGTAAGTCCATTTAAATTAAGTATGCAATTTTATTTCACCGGCTTCTGTACAATAATAGACCCATTCATTTGTTGCATATAAATATTACTACTTAATGGGCGATAGGACTTAATGGGCGATAGGAGCCTTATTGAGGAAATGTCAACAGTTGGATTACCTACTCAATCAAAAGTTTTAAcgagaaaagaaaaatgaagcaaaattttatcttaaTACAGTATATAAAAGTTTGCAGGAACTCATGGTCGTATGTTAAGGAAATgctgaaaaaaaaatgttacaaaatctTCCATGATGTTGATTGATATATTTATTGGGGATCCATGAATGATTGGGAGATTCAGGCAGCCTGTGacttatttgtttaaatttgacTTTTGAACTGAATAGACAATATTTATTCCATTTAGCTcg
Coding sequences within it:
- the LOC126676155 gene encoding uncharacterized protein LOC126676155: MVRPYGVKGPKRKKRDEKYDTEEDEAQKSKKFEQQNDNDDDDNGGEDEEKLQGEVEEMEGIPIMPSDLKAKKPGVIFVLENASLEVAKVGKTYQILNSDDHANFLRKNKKNPADYRPDIVYQALLSILDSPLNKAGMLQTVYVKTDKGVLFEVKRHVRIPRTYKRFAGIMLQLLQKLSITAVGKREKLLRVIKNPVTQYLPVNSRKIGFSYSSEKLVKMSKYAATVDDDVNLVFVVGAMAHGKINCDYIDDFIAISGYPMSAAWCIARICEALSDKWNVL